tagagctgaGCAATCTACAACACAAGAGCACTGGTTGGGATAATCAAGGCTTTGAAGATCTACAGAGTGAAGAGGTTGAGCTAGCAAAGAGAGATGCTACTACTGCTGATAGTACTGGGTTAGGACGGCTCCTCTTTAGGGGAGTGACTGGAGCTGTTGATGCTGTGGCTTCTCTTGGTGCGTTTGGACAGAAGAATGGACCAAAAGGCGCTACAAAAATTAAAGAACCTCAATCACACAGGCAAACAACCGCGGAAAAGCGAACCGGACCTCAACTACACGTATGTCATTTATTAGTAGCTAGATATAATAGTCGGCCACTAATACGCTATCTAGTTACCGGTTACGATTACGATAAAATTACTTtatgctgcactgattttttGCAGGGAGAAACTGACCTTTTGGATGTTGCCTTTCAGCATTCAGCAGAGCTATTACAGAAGAACGCTGAACTCACAAAGCATTTGTCAAATTATGAAACAAAGAAGAAGCAAGAAATTAATGATCTCACAGCACATTTGAAAGAGTTGAAACGTGCTGTGACAGTATTGAACAGAGATTGTGAGAAAAAAGACAAAAAGATTGCAGAGATGAAAACGTTGGTTCAAAAACTCTCTGACAAGAAGCGAGATGGGTCATCAGAACTTGCAAGGGCTCTCCATGAAAAAGATACCCAAATTGAAGCGTTAGCACAATTACTTCAAACAGAAAAAGTCAAACTCAGGGTTACTTGTACCGAGGTAAAAGAAAAGCAAAAGGAATCTGAAGAGTACAAGAAACAAACTCAAGAACTTTCCAACGAACTAAAGAAATATAATCGTGTGGATATTACCTTTGATAAAGACATTATTAGCGATTCGGGTGCTACTCACGACACAATCCATACACCCCAAGATAAAGAGGTGCAAGAATTAAATGAAGCAATACAGTCAGAGCCAACAGAATCACCTGGTGAATCAGTTGCATTGGAGAAAGTAGACCAGTTACAAGAAGCACTTCGAGAGAAAGAAATGCAATTAGCCAATCCAGAAAATCAACTGAAAGAGTATGAAGCTAAAGTGCTTGAAATGGAGCAGGTCAGAGATCACTCAAAGAGTCAGAGCAAGGCTCTGCTGGTAGTGAAACAAGAGCTGGATGCAACCAAGGTGAATGAATGGCAATGTTTGGTATACATTGTACGTGTATAAGAATCATTAGCACGgtagtgggggtggggcacgatctttaacagttgggtccagcactacttcgagTTTTGGGTGGGCAGGGCTCATCTGTAGAGTCtcaaatttaatattaattttataccatGTGTTTCGGTGCTGTAACAGAAAGAAACGTTAATTTGAAAAACCCTCATTCAAATGCGTTATTCTTATGTAGAAACACATGCAAGTTGATGGTCAAATAGGTGATCAAGCGTCTCAAATAAAGAAAGAGGTGTAAcgagaagtagtgctggacccaactgttaaaaatcgtgccccacccccaactagttggagcatgcaagactataccaacccacaatcttgttttcttactttagtgcacatgctcttccaaccctactctttcccattttttcacaaaacgttttttgcacttgtgtTGTTTAGGGATTTCACTAATAATTAACATGCCATAGATGTCACCTGATGATCTTGTGCAATACATTGGCTCCATGGAACGTCAGGTGGCTGATACAAAGGTACGTACATTACGTTTAGGTActcaattacattgtacagcaatgtaaaattattatatgtatattTTAGACCCACTGTCGTAAACTCGAGGCTCAACTCAATGGTGCCAGAGAAGATTACGACATTGCACAGCAAGCATTGAGGGACACTAGGGAAGGTTTAGAGGCTGAGCTTGAAAGTGTTAGAGTGAGTCGACTGTTTGTACGTGTGCATGACACTTGACCATGACTAGGTTATACTTATTTCCATGTATATAGGAGACCCACTCTAAGTTGTCGACCACCAACAGTTCACTGGAGGCTCAACTATTTCAGGCCCAAGAAAAGATAGACAATTTATCTGTCGAGAAAGAAGCATTCGTACAGGAGCGAGCAGTTCTGAAACAAGAGATTTTTGACCTTCATGACAAGCTGGCAATCGCCACAGCAGAGgtaagcatataattatggtattgttcacttcatgtacatgttcaccattACAGGCTGAGCTGTACAAAGAAGACTTTGAGAGTGAGCGGAAAGATAGGGAAAAAGCTCACGATCTTAGAGAAGAGATGAGATGTATTTGTGATGAAAAGGTTCACGCAATGGCAAAGGAACGACATGCGTTTGAGGAATGTATACAAAATCTGACAAGAGAACTTCAAGGGCTGTCTAATGAAAAAGAGGGCTTACTAGAAATAAGAGCATTTACTAGGCAGCACAAGCCTCAACAGAACGACAAACAGATCCATGAGCTTCAAGAGCAGCTCTACGTAGCACATCAGAAGGCCATCACAGCTCAAGAGGAAGTCCAGGCAAAGACAGCTCAGGTCAAACAGTACAAGAAGAAAGATGACCAACGGGAGGAAaaggtaaataattatatcacaatTCATATTCCCAATGTTTCCCAATACatagttatatacatgtacagtgtatttgCACTCGACCCGACCCAATGTTGTGACACTTCGAATTCCTGTTGAAATACTTGGGTTTTTTGTGGTACGTCCCACAATTTTGCATTTTTCCTAATTTTTGTCTACAGCTCATCAGTCTGGATGTGAGGAACCAGGAACTGGTTCAGGAGATGGAGAGGGTCAGGAGTGAGCTGATAAAGGCGAAAACTGAGAGCGCAAATTTACTAAAGGAGGAGAAAAAATTGAATCAAAACGAAATGAAGAAAATTTGCCTGGAGCTGGAAAGAGCTCTCAAAAAGACGTCAAAATCTAAGGCCCATGATGAACTGCTGAAGGTGGAACTGGTCAATAATGTAAGTTAAATTTGGGCGTAAACTATTTATAagaattgtttttgcagtCACTTCGTGTTGACAAAGAAAGATTAAGCGGATCTCTTCAAGAAGTACAGGAACAGTTTGCTCGTCTGAAGCTTGAGTTAAAGAAGGAGGTTACTAATACCATACCCACCACTCCTCCTACGTATACCGAATCTACAATACCAATTCAACCCAACCAGGTACGAAATTTTTTG
This is a stretch of genomic DNA from Halichondria panicea chromosome 1, odHalPani1.1, whole genome shotgun sequence. It encodes these proteins:
- the LOC135334460 gene encoding myosin-8-like isoform X3, translated to MAESTELELSNLQHKSTGWDNQGFEDLQSEEVELAKRDATTADSTGLGRLLFRGVTGAVDAVASLGAFGQKNGPKGATKIKEPQSHRQTTAEKRTGPQLHGETDLLDVAFQHSAELLQKNAELTKHLSNYETKKKQEINDLTAHLKELKRAVTVLNRDCEKKDKKIAEMKTLVQKLSDKKRDGSSELARALHEKDTQIEALAQLLQTEKVKLRVTCTEVKEKQKESEEYKKQTQELSNELKKYNRVDITFDKDIISDSGATHDTIHTPQDKEVQELNEAIQSEPTESPGESVALEKVDQLQEALREKEMQLANPENQLKEYEAKVLEMEQVRDHSKSQSKALLVVKQELDATKMSPDDLVQYIGSMERQVADTKTHCRKLEAQLNGAREDYDIAQQALRDTREGLEAELESVRETHSKLSTTNSSLEAQLFQAQEKIDNLSVEKEAFVQERAVLKQEIFDLHDKLAIATAEAELYKEDFESERKDREKAHDLREEMRCICDEKVHAMAKERHAFEECIQNLTRELQGLSNEKEGLLEIRAFTRQHKPQQNDKQIHELQEQLYVAHQKAITAQEEVQAKTAQVKQYKKKDDQREEKLISLDVRNQELVQEMERVRSELIKAKTESANLLKEEKKLNQNEMKKICLELERALKKTSKSKAHDELLKVELVNNSLRVDKERLSGSLQEVQEQFARLKLELKKEVTNTIPTTPPTYTESTIPIQPNQFCLQVSVKHDTPQARSSHPTAIPRPDPNNEHSIAQQPPTMPNVNIVPQATQDNYNPQPEARLVPNSPTEGRSSMNFDDPRPAYDRVEVNGFRNAAGQNERQSSTGPQPDNSIRYPPGLQVKQSHSSAPSSTNLALSEQAASPTDALNRMSLVLGDQQLERPSNIPSDFSQSQYPANTHQGGGYQDPVSNYQGQSGFDNLPQDQYQNQPRRESPSMHRHPSQWPNHDQFHQMEVTNTTTQPPIPIQNVGHSDGIIYANMETSAQVCEALEGGVADCHSLIKRLQDGLASFQTNREVFMKVTGERDRLSIETAGQREIIATIQHELKIKEKKSTSLAEETERVRVDLQLALNKCREESEQSIAEVRGRCEQETDRRIKQERQARRVFKQLDRRVKEPVVLSPSKGRKRDESLRTYRQEVKAFTVNLETPIQYSDRNRIGSGSFGSVYAVNLNGAPCIAKRLHDILMGRGKQEKVALDEKQVCHEKFCRECVLMSQAEHPNVVKFLGVYFGKDEFDLTLFMERLHTDLEAYLSSTPNVPLPTKISILHDVSCGLLYLHEECSIIHRDLTAANILLTADNQAKIADLGVSRIFDRTFLQLSKIPGTLAYMPPEALKNIANYDESLDVFSFGVLTLCVRIQMSPDLSWDHVPDDVHAKGEQEIFKRTFWIEIMEQKQPELISLVLWCLSDDPKSRPSTYCMNVTLQEMKHDL
- the LOC135334460 gene encoding cingulin-like protein 1 isoform X5 yields the protein MAESTELELSNLQHKSTGWDNQGFEDLQSEEVELAKRDATTADSTGLGRLLFRGVTGAVDAVASLGAFGQKNGPKGATKIKEPQSHRQTTAEKRTGPQLHGETDLLDVAFQHSAELLQKNAELTKHLSNYETKKKQEINDLTAHLKELKRAVTVLNRDCEKKDKKIAEMKTLVQKLSDKKRDGSSELARALHEKDTQIEALAQLLQTEKVKLRVTCTEVKEKQKESEEYKKQTQELSNELKKYNRVDITFDKDIISDSGATHDTIHTPQDKEVQELNEAIQSEPTESPGESVALEKVDQLQEALREKEMQLANPENQLKEYEAKVLEMEQVRDHSKSQSKALLVVKQELDATKMSPDDLVQYIGSMERQVADTKTHCRKLEAQLNGAREDYDIAQQALRDTREGLEAELESVRETHSKLSTTNSSLEAQLFQAQEKIDNLSVEKEAFVQERAVLKQEIFDLHDKLAIATAEAELYKEDFESERKDREKAHDLREEMRCICDEKVHAMAKERHAFEECIQNLTRELQGLSNEKEGLLEIRAFTRQHKPQQNDKQIHELQEQLYVAHQKAITAQEEVQAKTAQVKQYKKKDDQREEKLISLEAKNQGLFQEMERVRSELIKAKTESANLLNEEKKANQNEMQKVRLELERALKKMSKSEAHDELLKVQLDNNLLRVDKERLNGSLKEVQEQFARLKLEFKKEVANATPTTPPTEPPMPNQLAKLVARNQELVQEMERVRSELEKTKFELEEKDRKLSTERDSDTFRDEFKKIQEKVDRLEKKATSGGSDYQYSPFVPVPVPQTNPINFQQIDSQGQSVYHDNSPQGHYQDWYQNQPQPRNVPPSNHPSQWPNQQPYLQDHLYQQQPDEQYEHPFSQRRSFQWDKTPSSQEHMESQHYPNRRSPHNYTRSLSYPAHISSQEDSSLSSTSLSESPNPSYSPTQVAMLPPPQARPRPKPRKANRKLSQQKEENELEKGLSTEIKKIVGDLFYQQYESEKQQTNEQVPFDPNLVCRVCSKQHRLGEIQKYRKHVKECEREQGVRAEEAAAKLASDTKPFSIKHSTD
- the LOC135334460 gene encoding myosin-1-like isoform X4, coding for MAESTELELSNLQHKSTGWDNQGFEDLQSEEVELAKRDATTADSTGLGRLLFRGVTGAVDAVASLGAFGQKNGPKGATKIKEPQSHRQTTAEKRTGPQLHGETDLLDVAFQHSAELLQKNAELTKHLSNYETKKKQEINDLTAHLKELKRAVTVLNRDCEKKDKKIAEMKTLVQKLSDKKRDGSSELARALHEKDTQIEALAQLLQTEKVKLRVTCTEVKEKQKESEEYKKQTQELSNELKKYNRVDITFDKDIISDSGATHDTIHTPQDKEVQELNEAIQSEPTESPGESVALEKVDQLQEALREKEMQLANPENQLKEYEAKVLEMEQVRDHSKSQSKALLVVKQELDATKMSPDDLVQYIGSMERQVADTKTHCRKLEAQLNGAREDYDIAQQALRDTREGLEAELESVRETHSKLSTTNSSLEAQLFQAQEKIDNLSVEKEAFVQERAVLKQEIFDLHDKLAIATAEAELYKEDFESERKDREKAHDLREEMRCICDEKVHAMAKERHAFEECIQNLTRELQGLSNEKEGLLEIRAFTRQHKPQQNDKQIHELQEQLYVAHQKAITAQEEVQAKTAQVKQYKKKDDQREEKLISLDVRNQELVQEMERVRSELIKAKTESANLLKEEKKLNQNEMKKICLELERALKKTSKSKAHDELLKVELVNNSLRVDKERLSGSLQEVQEQFARLKLELKKEVTNTIPTTPPTYTESTIPIQPNQFCLQVSVKHDTPQARSSHPTAIPRPDPNNEHSIAQQPPTMPNVNIVPQATQDNYNPQPEARLVPNSPTEGRSSMNFDDPRPAYDRVEVNGFRNAAGQNERQSSTGPQPDNSIRYPPGLQVKQSHSSAPSSTNLALSEQAASPTDALNRMSLVLGDQQLERPSNIPSDFSQSQYPANTHQGGGYQDPVSNYQGQSGFDNLPQDQYQNQPRRESPSMHRHPSQWPNHDQFHQMEVTNTTTQPPIPIQNVGHSDGIIYANMETSAQVCEALEGGVADCHSLIKRLQDGLASFQTNREVFMKVTGERDRLSIETAGQREIIATIQHELKIKEKKSTSLAEETERVRVDLQLALNKCTKLLTSLKQCREESEQSIAEVRGRCEQETDRRIKQERQARRVFKQLDRRVKEPVVLSPSKET